A single region of the Salarchaeum japonicum genome encodes:
- a CDS encoding DUF7561 family protein, translating into MAKSTCDCCGDPVAISGGAGDFWDFGDLEKASSGGLTLELRDDTEFFLCFDCIEALPENPTAEDVADVRESRTT; encoded by the coding sequence ATGGCGAAATCCACGTGCGACTGCTGTGGCGACCCCGTCGCCATCTCCGGGGGCGCGGGCGACTTCTGGGACTTCGGCGACCTGGAGAAGGCGTCCTCGGGCGGCCTGACGCTCGAACTCCGGGACGACACGGAGTTCTTCCTGTGTTTCGACTGCATCGAGGCGCTCCCCGAGAACCCGACCGCCGAGGACGTGGCGGACGTTCGGGAGAGTCGCACGACCTAA